The following are encoded together in the Longimicrobium sp. genome:
- a CDS encoding AMP-binding protein, translated as MTFDLERGVPEAVREHARNPDHLALVTPGAAEERHTYASLWARSATVAAALRARGVERGARVALAMSSRWETVVTLIAVQRLGATLVPVQDVAAPVPGDAKSDAVRAALRAGRARWCLVAEPSLAAFASALSAAEIPVRVLAVEPLLAAGSPVDGFVDAERRADDLLLIQFSSGSTAQPKGVCLTRGNVNAHLAAVTERLGGGAHDVTVSWLPLYHDMGLVGALLGSLWSGGMLVLLRPADFVRNPLCWLETVARYRGTITMGPQFGYSLCLARSQRPAAWERLRQHDLSSLRLALNGSETVHAESSRHFEERFAALGLRPGVLQPAYGLAENCVAVTLRTPGTEVPVRRLSRSALARGEVRVLGNGEGDAVDAQATVGNGRSVRGTRISIRDDDGRDLPAGRVGQIHIAGISATTAFCGADGEMRPVAVEGWVPTGDVGVVLDGELHVIGRIKEILKYGGRTFVPSDIEAALAARLRDDLGGVAAFGVYDATAGGEQLVVVAEPPRALKDGGHQALPERIRLCVLQEFQLPVRDVVLVLPRSIPRTSSGKIQRVRLRSLYMDGALAIPERLLHVETRSA; from the coding sequence ATGACGTTCGACCTGGAGCGCGGCGTTCCGGAGGCGGTCCGCGAACATGCCCGCAACCCCGATCACCTGGCGCTCGTCACCCCCGGCGCCGCCGAGGAGCGCCATACCTACGCGTCGCTCTGGGCTCGGAGCGCGACGGTGGCCGCCGCCCTGCGCGCGCGCGGCGTGGAGCGTGGCGCCCGCGTGGCGCTGGCGATGTCGTCGCGGTGGGAGACGGTGGTCACCCTGATCGCCGTCCAGCGCCTGGGCGCGACCCTCGTCCCTGTGCAGGACGTGGCCGCCCCTGTTCCGGGTGATGCGAAGAGCGATGCCGTGCGCGCCGCCCTCCGCGCCGGACGCGCCCGCTGGTGCCTGGTGGCCGAACCCAGCCTCGCCGCGTTCGCCTCCGCGCTTTCGGCAGCGGAGATCCCCGTGCGCGTGCTCGCGGTCGAGCCGCTGCTCGCCGCCGGGTCGCCGGTCGATGGCTTCGTGGACGCCGAGCGCCGCGCGGACGACCTCCTCCTCATCCAGTTCTCTTCCGGGAGCACGGCGCAGCCCAAGGGCGTGTGCCTCACGCGCGGGAACGTGAACGCGCATCTGGCTGCCGTCACCGAGCGGCTGGGCGGCGGCGCGCACGACGTGACGGTGAGCTGGCTTCCGCTCTACCACGATATGGGACTGGTCGGCGCGCTCCTGGGCTCGCTCTGGTCGGGGGGCATGCTGGTGCTGCTGCGCCCCGCGGACTTCGTCCGCAACCCGCTGTGCTGGCTGGAGACGGTCGCGCGCTACCGCGGCACCATCACCATGGGGCCCCAGTTCGGCTACTCGCTCTGCCTGGCGCGCAGCCAGCGCCCTGCGGCGTGGGAGCGGCTGCGCCAGCACGACCTGTCGTCGCTGCGGCTGGCGCTGAACGGGAGCGAGACGGTTCACGCCGAGAGCTCGCGCCACTTTGAGGAGCGTTTCGCTGCGCTCGGCCTGCGCCCGGGCGTCCTCCAGCCCGCCTACGGCCTGGCTGAGAACTGCGTCGCAGTCACCCTCCGCACGCCGGGGACTGAAGTGCCGGTCCGCCGCTTGAGCCGGAGCGCCCTGGCGCGCGGCGAGGTGCGCGTCCTGGGCAACGGGGAGGGCGACGCGGTCGACGCGCAGGCGACGGTGGGAAACGGCCGCTCCGTGCGAGGGACGAGGATCTCAATCCGCGACGACGACGGGCGAGACCTCCCTGCGGGGCGCGTGGGACAGATCCACATCGCCGGCATCAGCGCCACCACCGCCTTCTGCGGAGCGGACGGCGAGATGCGCCCCGTGGCGGTCGAAGGCTGGGTGCCCACGGGCGACGTGGGCGTGGTGCTGGATGGGGAACTGCACGTGATCGGCCGCATCAAGGAGATTCTCAAGTACGGCGGCCGCACCTTCGTCCCCTCCGACATTGAGGCGGCGCTCGCAGCACGGCTGCGCGACGACCTGGGCGGGGTGGCCGCTTTCGGCGTGTACGATGCCACGGCCGGGGGCGAGCAGCTGGTGGTGGTCGCCGAGCCACCCCGGGCGCTCAAGGACGGCGGACACCAGGCGCTTCCCGAGCGCATCCGCCTCTGCGTGCTGCAGGAGTTCCAGCTCCCCGTGCGCGATGTGGTGCTGGTGCTCCCGCGCTCCATCCCCCGCACCTCCAGCGGGAAGATCCAGCGCGTGCGGCTGCGGAGCCTCTACATGGACGGCGCGTTGGCGATTCCTGAACGGCTGCTTCACGTGGAGACGCGGAGTGCATGA
- a CDS encoding acyl-CoA dehydrogenase family protein, with translation MTDLLSLPAAESADAARDPAGLRSAPGTDAPYAWSEGHRAFRVRVGRLVREAVLPHLDGWEREGRLPRELFRAAGGAGILGVTVPPEMGGAGLDYSYAVALAEELMRHRATSAAVSLMVQSNTLCPLLALFGSAEVRREWLAPLAAGEAIGALGATEPAGGSALPHTVSCTAVREGTEWVVTGEKMFITNAPIADVVLVLARTSPGAGPLTMSLIAVPTDAPGFETVAWHCKLGLEASPTGHVRLDRCRVPARLTVGRAGHGYPQMAHVLCHERLLIAVGSLALAGSVLEETAATSAPAAAAPLARMHAWLQGARAFAYRAAGEVGAGRTDAAAASMAKFALCELAQRVVDDCVRLRGPAAAWEDAGLERVIREVRVLSVFAGTSETMRELYGSRLAALMRRAALEGGEG, from the coding sequence ATGACCGACCTCCTCTCCCTTCCAGCCGCCGAGTCGGCGGACGCCGCGCGCGACCCGGCCGGGCTCCGGAGCGCCCCGGGCACGGACGCGCCGTACGCATGGAGTGAGGGTCACCGCGCCTTCCGCGTCCGGGTCGGACGACTGGTGCGCGAGGCCGTCCTCCCGCACCTGGACGGGTGGGAGCGCGAGGGGCGCCTCCCCCGCGAGCTCTTTCGCGCCGCCGGAGGCGCCGGAATCCTGGGGGTGACGGTTCCGCCCGAGATGGGCGGCGCCGGGCTGGACTATTCCTACGCCGTGGCCTTGGCCGAGGAGCTCATGCGTCACCGTGCCACGAGCGCGGCGGTGAGCCTGATGGTGCAGTCCAACACCCTCTGCCCACTCCTGGCCCTGTTCGGCTCGGCTGAGGTGCGGCGCGAGTGGCTGGCGCCGCTGGCTGCGGGCGAGGCGATCGGCGCGCTGGGCGCGACCGAGCCGGCCGGCGGCTCTGCGCTCCCCCACACCGTCTCGTGCACGGCCGTCCGCGAGGGTACCGAGTGGGTGGTCACGGGCGAGAAGATGTTCATCACCAACGCCCCCATCGCCGACGTGGTCCTCGTCCTGGCGCGCACCTCGCCCGGCGCGGGTCCGCTCACCATGTCGCTGATCGCGGTCCCCACCGACGCACCGGGATTCGAGACGGTGGCCTGGCACTGCAAGCTGGGGCTGGAGGCGTCGCCCACCGGGCACGTGCGGCTCGACCGCTGCCGCGTCCCCGCGCGCCTCACGGTGGGCCGCGCCGGGCACGGCTATCCGCAGATGGCCCACGTCCTCTGCCATGAGCGGCTGCTGATCGCCGTCGGCTCGCTCGCGCTCGCCGGCTCGGTGCTGGAGGAGACGGCGGCGACGTCCGCCCCGGCGGCCGCGGCCCCGCTGGCACGGATGCACGCCTGGCTGCAGGGCGCGCGCGCCTTCGCCTACCGCGCCGCGGGCGAGGTGGGCGCCGGGCGCACCGACGCGGCCGCGGCCTCGATGGCCAAGTTCGCCCTCTGCGAGCTGGCGCAGCGCGTGGTGGACGACTGCGTCCGCCTGCGCGGTCCCGCGGCGGCGTGGGAAGACGCGGGGCTGGAGCGTGTGATCCGCGAGGTGCGCGTCCTCAGCGTGTTCGCGGGGACCTCGGAGACCATGCGCGAGCTGTACGGGAGCCGGCTCGCGGCGCTGATGCGGCGGGCTGCCCTCGAGGGAGGGGAAGGATGA
- a CDS encoding acyl-CoA dehydrogenase family protein — protein sequence MIIPTCPARSAAATFVRDHVALRVEAWERERAAPFAEVRALGRAGLLPAAEDAAGRLELADALGRAGSLGTAATLLHAVGAPLLLLDRHAGPAVQARVLTPMLAGEAVGCVAWAREGDGVRAQRLGESGGLRLDGVLGAVLNAPGADWVIVPLELVPGAGTGALAVVSLADPGVSIVPRGAVGLHAAALGEVRLDGCLVDPAQRVFAAGAPGIAGALAEERLLLATAVVAAAEEVLRRTLAFAGTRAFGPGRVLGDQQAVRHRLADLMADLEIAAAFAGEAADACLRDALAPPRAAALMLVTVDAALRVAEGCMQLMGARGFMADHPASHLYRDLLSVGLLAAGDPGALERAAAEDLRAVSAPPAHHFESAFGVPA from the coding sequence GTGATCATCCCCACCTGCCCCGCCCGGTCGGCCGCCGCCACGTTCGTGCGCGACCACGTGGCGCTCCGCGTGGAGGCGTGGGAGCGGGAGCGCGCCGCGCCGTTTGCGGAGGTGCGGGCGCTGGGGCGCGCAGGGCTCCTTCCGGCGGCGGAGGACGCCGCCGGCCGGCTGGAACTGGCGGACGCGCTGGGCCGCGCCGGCTCCCTGGGGACCGCGGCCACGCTGCTGCATGCAGTCGGCGCGCCGCTCCTCCTGCTGGATCGCCATGCAGGGCCCGCCGTGCAGGCGCGTGTCCTGACGCCGATGCTCGCGGGGGAGGCGGTCGGCTGCGTCGCGTGGGCGCGTGAAGGCGACGGGGTGCGGGCGCAGCGCCTGGGGGAATCGGGCGGGCTGCGGCTGGACGGCGTCCTGGGCGCAGTGCTGAACGCGCCCGGCGCGGACTGGGTCATCGTTCCCCTGGAACTGGTCCCCGGCGCCGGGACGGGGGCGCTGGCCGTGGTCTCGCTGGCGGACCCCGGCGTCTCCATCGTGCCGCGTGGCGCGGTGGGGCTGCACGCCGCCGCCCTGGGGGAGGTGCGGCTGGACGGGTGTCTCGTCGATCCCGCCCAGCGAGTCTTCGCCGCTGGAGCGCCGGGGATCGCCGGGGCGCTTGCGGAGGAGCGGCTTCTGCTCGCGACGGCGGTCGTCGCCGCGGCGGAGGAGGTGCTGCGGCGCACGCTGGCCTTCGCGGGGACGCGCGCCTTCGGCCCCGGACGGGTGCTGGGCGATCAGCAGGCCGTCCGCCACCGCCTGGCGGACCTGATGGCCGACCTGGAGATCGCCGCCGCCTTTGCGGGTGAGGCAGCCGATGCGTGCCTCCGCGACGCCCTCGCTCCCCCGCGCGCGGCGGCGCTGATGCTGGTCACGGTGGACGCCGCGCTGCGGGTCGCCGAGGGATGCATGCAGCTGATGGGCGCCCGCGGCTTCATGGCCGACCACCCGGCCTCGCACCTGTACCGCGACCTGCTGAGCGTGGGGCTGCTCGCCGCCGGCGACCCAGGCGCCCTGGAGCGCGCCGCCGCCGAGGACCTGCGCGCTGTGTCCGCGCCCCCGGCGCACCACTTCGAATCTGCCTTCGGCGTGCCCGCATGA
- a CDS encoding acyl carrier protein, giving the protein MSDDHREAIREAIAAELRVEVEVLHDGATVSSVGLDSLALAQSVVAVEQALHGEVDTEALSTRLAPEMTMAALIAAIGDSLVPAPTGSPAA; this is encoded by the coding sequence ATGAGCGACGACCACAGGGAAGCGATCCGCGAGGCCATCGCCGCCGAGCTGAGGGTGGAGGTGGAGGTGCTGCACGACGGCGCCACGGTCTCTTCCGTGGGACTGGACTCGCTGGCGCTGGCGCAGTCGGTGGTGGCGGTGGAGCAGGCGCTGCACGGCGAGGTGGATACCGAGGCGCTCTCCACCCGCCTGGCGCCCGAAATGACCATGGCCGCGCTGATCGCGGCCATCGGCGACTCGCTGGTGCCCGCGCCCACGGGGAGCCCGGCCGCGTGA
- a CDS encoding ABC transporter permease, with protein MEFLTHDLRFAVRALFRTRGFLLLAVGAIALGVGANTTIFSVLNPLVLKPLPFPEPDRLLYLDEQTPERGTVDWMSTSYPDFADWRAQSRSFSAMAAFRDAAFDLSGGGEAERASGAVVSEDLFRVLGVTPLLGRGFAVGEGAPSAPAVVVLGHALWTRWYGGDRAAVGKTLRIDGTEHTIVGVMPVGFRFPEYAELWVPLRADSAHRRRGERTLAAVGRLAPGAELEGAAGEIAIINWRLAEAHPESNDGVTVAVRPLHEALRGETGHAALLFQGLTLVVMAIAWANVANLLLARSVERRKEMAVRSALGASRGRIVRQLVAEGAVLAGLGGAAGVLMGLAGRSLLVAAIPIQLPFWVDFSLDWRVLVFAAGLSLAGVVFFALAPALQLRRVELQEVLKAGGRGTTDAHAGRMQGTLVVVETALVLVLLVGAGMLAKSLVALRAVDPGFRAEGVATARLALSLRRYPASAQQQALWDELIARVSALPGVEGAAAVGVLPLGGGGRGSEVAVEGRVAAAGEEAPFALSNPVSRGYFRVMRIPLRAGRAFDGSERADAVPVVVVNETMARLWWPGESAVGKRVRLGRAAGPWREVVGVVGDVKDTRVALPPWPTVYVPLAQAALPFGRLVVRTRAGNPADVIPGVRGELRRIDPELPVDQAGTLHEVARRSMWLPRLYAWLAGVFAVIALGLSSLGIYGILSYTVRQRTQEIGIRAALGASPRAVTALFVARGARLAGMAVVLGLPASWVLTRLLRSLLYGVGGSDLVVFAAGPVVMFAVALTAAFIPARAATRVEPSVALRHD; from the coding sequence ATGGAATTCCTGACCCACGACCTGCGTTTCGCGGTCCGCGCGCTCTTCCGCACCCGCGGCTTCCTGCTGCTGGCGGTGGGCGCAATCGCCTTAGGCGTGGGGGCGAACACCACGATCTTCAGCGTGCTGAACCCGCTGGTGCTGAAGCCGCTCCCCTTCCCGGAACCGGACCGGCTGCTGTACCTGGACGAGCAGACACCGGAGCGGGGGACGGTGGACTGGATGTCGACCTCGTACCCGGATTTCGCCGACTGGCGGGCGCAGAGCCGCTCGTTCTCCGCGATGGCCGCCTTCCGCGACGCCGCCTTCGACCTCTCCGGCGGCGGCGAGGCCGAGCGTGCGTCCGGGGCGGTGGTGAGCGAGGATCTCTTCCGGGTACTCGGCGTCACCCCCCTCCTGGGCCGCGGCTTCGCCGTCGGCGAGGGAGCGCCGAGCGCTCCGGCGGTGGTGGTGCTGGGCCACGCGCTGTGGACGCGCTGGTACGGGGGCGATCGCGCAGCGGTGGGGAAGACGCTGAGGATCGACGGCACCGAGCACACGATCGTGGGCGTGATGCCGGTGGGCTTTCGCTTCCCCGAGTATGCCGAGCTCTGGGTGCCGCTCCGGGCCGACTCCGCGCACCGCCGCCGCGGCGAGCGCACCCTGGCCGCAGTCGGCCGGCTGGCGCCCGGGGCGGAGCTGGAGGGCGCGGCGGGCGAGATCGCCATCATCAACTGGCGCCTGGCCGAGGCACACCCGGAGAGCAACGACGGGGTTACCGTCGCGGTAAGGCCGCTGCACGAGGCGCTACGCGGCGAGACCGGCCACGCCGCGCTCCTCTTCCAGGGGCTTACCCTGGTGGTAATGGCGATCGCCTGGGCCAACGTGGCCAATCTCCTCCTGGCCCGCTCGGTGGAACGCCGCAAGGAGATGGCGGTGCGCAGCGCGCTCGGAGCTTCCCGCGGGCGAATTGTTCGGCAGCTCGTGGCCGAGGGGGCGGTGCTGGCCGGACTGGGCGGTGCCGCCGGGGTGCTCATGGGGCTCGCCGGACGCAGCCTTCTTGTGGCGGCCATTCCCATCCAGCTCCCCTTCTGGGTGGACTTCTCCCTCGACTGGCGAGTGTTGGTTTTCGCGGCGGGGCTCTCTCTGGCCGGCGTCGTCTTCTTCGCTTTGGCGCCCGCGCTGCAGTTGCGGCGGGTGGAGCTACAGGAGGTGCTGAAAGCCGGCGGGCGCGGCACCACCGACGCGCACGCCGGCCGGATGCAGGGTACGCTGGTGGTGGTCGAGACGGCGCTGGTGCTGGTGCTGCTGGTGGGCGCCGGGATGCTGGCGAAGAGCCTGGTGGCACTGCGGGCCGTGGACCCCGGCTTCCGCGCGGAGGGGGTGGCCACCGCGCGCCTGGCGCTCTCGCTGCGGCGCTATCCGGCGTCGGCGCAGCAGCAGGCGCTGTGGGACGAGCTGATCGCCCGCGTCTCGGCGCTCCCCGGGGTGGAGGGTGCCGCTGCGGTGGGCGTCCTCCCGCTGGGCGGTGGGGGCCGGGGGAGCGAGGTCGCCGTCGAGGGCCGCGTCGCGGCCGCGGGCGAGGAGGCTCCGTTCGCCCTCTCCAATCCGGTGAGCCGCGGCTATTTCCGGGTGATGCGCATCCCGCTGCGCGCCGGTCGTGCCTTCGACGGGAGCGAGCGCGCCGACGCGGTGCCGGTGGTGGTGGTCAACGAGACGATGGCACGGCTCTGGTGGCCAGGGGAGAGCGCCGTGGGGAAGCGGGTGCGGCTGGGCCGCGCCGCCGGCCCCTGGCGCGAGGTGGTGGGGGTGGTGGGCGACGTGAAGGACACGCGGGTGGCCCTCCCCCCCTGGCCCACCGTGTACGTCCCGCTCGCGCAGGCGGCGCTTCCGTTTGGGCGACTGGTGGTTCGCACCCGTGCCGGGAATCCCGCCGACGTGATCCCGGGCGTGCGCGGGGAGCTCCGTCGCATCGATCCGGAGCTCCCGGTGGATCAGGCCGGGACGCTCCACGAGGTGGCGCGCCGCTCGATGTGGCTCCCGCGTCTGTACGCTTGGCTGGCCGGTGTCTTCGCGGTCATCGCGTTGGGACTCTCCTCGCTGGGGATCTACGGCATCCTCTCGTACACGGTGCGGCAGCGCACGCAGGAGATCGGCATCCGCGCGGCGCTGGGCGCCTCGCCGCGCGCGGTGACGGCGCTGTTCGTCGCGCGCGGGGCGCGGCTGGCCGGGATGGCGGTGGTGCTGGGGCTCCCCGCGTCGTGGGTGCTCACCCGGCTGCTGCGCTCGCTCCTGTACGGAGTGGGTGGCTCGGACCTGGTGGTGTTCGCCGCGGGCCCGGTGGTGATGTTCGCCGTGGCGCTGACCGCCGCATTCATCCCCGCCCGTGCGGCCACCCGCGTGGAGCCCTCCGTCGCACTTCGCCATGACTGA
- a CDS encoding radical SAM protein — MIGTPDIMRQSPLDASPCKPKQLVQIPPLPTGRRQFVPSRYNTRTTSPDGRLVMWNTFSGKITVFEPEQVETVERLLVQQGITAKLEGMVEYLHKRGYLVSRGTNERQRLQFAFGKQQYRTDILSLILMTSEDCNFRCVYCYEDFARGTMTPETREAVKALVRKRAPRLKELSVSYFGGEPLYGMEAVEDLAPFLQETARENGLGFGCHMTTNGYLLTPETAGKLLGWGIRDFQITLDGPAQYHNKKRVGRDGSGTFDTIFANLQALKARPDQFRVTLRVNYDRENAPALPEFVRMIGEEFGGDPRYHLSFHAVGKWGGDNDQNLSTCGLDEEKKVRGEMNRTAIEQGFETRGIGSMSRPGNGVCYAARPYNFLIGATGKVMKCTVALDKKDYNVVGQLTPDGELNLDLDKMSLWTEPAFENDSGCAKCYMVPVCQGMHCPMERIESGNRPCPPIKRALHTALLETYEAGKQRIHPTRVLKDGTRVDPNIPAAV; from the coding sequence ATGATCGGCACTCCCGACATCATGCGGCAGTCGCCGCTGGACGCGTCGCCCTGCAAGCCCAAGCAGTTGGTCCAGATCCCGCCGTTGCCGACCGGGAGGCGCCAGTTCGTTCCCTCGCGCTACAACACCCGCACCACTTCGCCCGACGGCCGCCTGGTGATGTGGAATACCTTCTCGGGGAAGATCACTGTATTCGAGCCGGAACAGGTCGAGACGGTGGAACGGCTCCTGGTCCAGCAGGGGATCACGGCGAAGCTGGAGGGCATGGTGGAGTACCTGCACAAGCGCGGCTACCTCGTGAGCAGGGGCACCAACGAGCGCCAGCGCCTGCAGTTCGCTTTCGGGAAACAGCAGTACCGTACCGACATCCTGTCGCTGATTCTGATGACCAGCGAGGACTGCAACTTCCGCTGCGTGTACTGCTACGAGGACTTCGCCCGCGGCACCATGACGCCGGAGACACGCGAGGCCGTCAAGGCGCTGGTGCGGAAGCGCGCTCCGCGGCTGAAGGAACTCTCCGTCAGCTATTTCGGCGGCGAGCCGCTGTACGGAATGGAGGCGGTGGAGGACCTGGCTCCCTTCCTCCAGGAGACGGCGCGTGAGAACGGGCTGGGTTTCGGGTGCCACATGACCACCAACGGGTACCTGCTGACCCCTGAGACCGCCGGCAAGCTGCTGGGGTGGGGGATCCGCGACTTCCAGATCACCCTGGACGGGCCCGCGCAGTACCACAACAAGAAGCGGGTGGGCCGCGACGGGAGCGGCACCTTCGACACCATCTTCGCCAACCTGCAGGCGCTCAAGGCCCGCCCGGATCAGTTCCGCGTGACGCTGCGCGTGAACTACGACCGGGAAAACGCCCCCGCACTCCCCGAGTTCGTGCGGATGATCGGGGAGGAGTTCGGCGGCGACCCGCGCTACCACCTGTCTTTCCACGCGGTGGGGAAGTGGGGCGGCGACAATGATCAGAACCTCTCCACCTGCGGGCTCGACGAGGAGAAGAAGGTCCGCGGCGAGATGAACCGCACGGCCATCGAGCAGGGCTTCGAGACGCGCGGGATCGGGTCGATGTCGCGCCCGGGCAACGGCGTCTGCTATGCCGCCCGCCCCTACAACTTCCTGATCGGCGCCACAGGGAAGGTGATGAAGTGCACGGTGGCGCTCGACAAGAAGGACTACAACGTGGTGGGCCAGCTCACGCCGGACGGCGAGCTGAACCTGGACCTGGACAAGATGAGCCTATGGACGGAGCCGGCGTTCGAGAACGACAGCGGCTGCGCCAAGTGCTACATGGTGCCGGTCTGCCAGGGAATGCACTGTCCGATGGAGCGCATCGAGAGCGGCAACCGCCCCTGCCCGCCCATCAAGCGCGCGCTGCACACGGCGCTCCTGGAGACGTACGAAGCCGGAAAGCAGCGCATTCACCCCACCCGGGTGCTCAAGGACGGCACTCGGGTGGACCCCAACATCCCCGCCGCCGTCTAG
- the radC gene encoding DNA repair protein RadC — translation MLDPGRGREKAERAAAALLARFAGADGHMRLRAIAAAPLAELARAAGIGHASAARVAAAFELGRRAASEYVLDRERLASARDVYELMRLALRDLPQEELHALLLDTQNQLIRDVLVSRGTVDATLAHPREIFRPAIQEAAAGVILVHNHPSGEPHPSPEDRAITLQVAHAGRTIGIALLDHVIIGEGRYHSFVESGTLPDAPLGAFA, via the coding sequence CTGCTCGATCCCGGCCGGGGCCGGGAGAAGGCTGAGCGCGCCGCGGCGGCGCTGCTCGCGCGTTTCGCCGGCGCGGACGGCCACATGCGCCTGCGCGCCATCGCCGCCGCGCCGCTCGCGGAGCTCGCGCGCGCCGCCGGCATCGGCCACGCGTCGGCCGCCCGGGTAGCGGCCGCGTTCGAGCTCGGCCGACGGGCGGCAAGCGAGTACGTCCTCGACCGCGAGCGGCTCGCGAGCGCCCGCGACGTCTACGAACTGATGCGGCTCGCGCTACGGGACCTCCCGCAGGAGGAGCTGCACGCGCTGCTGCTCGACACCCAGAACCAGCTGATCCGCGACGTGCTGGTGTCGCGCGGCACCGTCGACGCTACCCTCGCGCACCCGCGCGAGATCTTCCGCCCGGCCATCCAGGAGGCCGCCGCGGGGGTGATCCTGGTCCACAACCACCCCAGCGGCGAGCCTCACCCCTCCCCCGAGGATCGCGCCATCACGCTCCAGGTCGCGCACGCGGGCCGCACCATCGGGATAGCGCTGCTGGACCACGTGATCATCGGCGAGGGCCGCTACCACTCCTTCGTCGAGTCCGGCACCCTGCCGGACGCGCCGCTCGGCGCCTTCGCGTAG
- a CDS encoding lamin tail domain-containing protein — MLRLRLSPALALATLLFAAACSDRGRIPTAPVPGTPPEPRFVVSALAGKVVINEVMADPSAVTDANGEWLEVHNRADTTINLQGWTIASNSDAAHTIASSVPIPSRGYAVLAKNGTSGTNGGVTVSYAYGALNLANSSDWIALRDAAGASVDSVTWSSALPAGASKGVTDPDTDNLTVTGSNWHTSAATYGGGDEGTPGAQNDGRRSALTVRVLAVGQGDALYITNGLSKVIIDGGPSTTAISSFISEFGLDHGRIDLMILTHGHLDHLAGLREFLKATHDIDVPVFLETKNTNSGTTITELRDSLNARVGRGELDYRDADDPCGTGAAVCTFLLDGGARLHVLKPKTSDSNENNRSVVAKLVGPDSASFTMWMAGDAEHEAIDWFDNTASYDTSPGMNVDVLKADHHGSCNGVTSRLLDLATPAYVTMGVGSSNGYGHVHTQTKTLLSGRSIPWYRTDTNGRITITTPGTVGGGYTVSVASGTASMDGASDATSADTDCNSL, encoded by the coding sequence ATGCTACGTCTCCGCCTCTCCCCCGCGCTCGCTCTCGCCACGCTCCTCTTCGCCGCCGCGTGCAGCGACCGCGGGCGTATCCCCACCGCGCCCGTGCCGGGTACGCCACCGGAGCCACGCTTCGTCGTCTCCGCGCTCGCGGGGAAGGTGGTGATCAACGAGGTGATGGCCGACCCGAGCGCGGTGACGGACGCCAACGGCGAGTGGCTCGAGGTCCACAACCGGGCGGACACCACCATCAACCTCCAGGGGTGGACGATCGCCTCGAACAGCGACGCCGCCCACACCATCGCCTCCTCCGTCCCCATCCCGTCGCGCGGCTACGCCGTGCTGGCCAAGAACGGCACCTCCGGCACGAACGGCGGGGTCACCGTCAGCTACGCCTACGGAGCGCTGAACCTCGCCAACTCGTCGGACTGGATCGCGCTGCGCGACGCCGCGGGCGCGAGCGTGGACTCGGTCACCTGGAGCAGCGCGCTCCCCGCCGGGGCGAGCAAGGGGGTGACGGATCCCGACACCGACAACCTGACGGTCACCGGGAGCAACTGGCACACGTCGGCCGCGACCTACGGCGGCGGCGACGAAGGCACGCCGGGGGCGCAGAACGACGGCCGCAGGAGCGCCCTCACGGTGCGGGTCCTGGCGGTCGGGCAGGGGGACGCCCTCTACATCACCAACGGGCTCTCGAAGGTGATCATCGACGGCGGGCCCTCCACGACCGCCATCTCGAGCTTCATCAGCGAGTTCGGGCTGGACCACGGGCGGATCGACCTGATGATCCTCACCCACGGACACCTGGACCACCTCGCCGGCCTGCGCGAGTTCCTGAAGGCGACGCACGACATCGACGTCCCCGTCTTCCTGGAGACCAAGAACACGAACTCGGGGACGACGATCACCGAGCTGCGCGACAGCCTCAACGCGCGCGTCGGCCGCGGGGAGCTCGACTACCGCGACGCGGACGACCCCTGCGGGACGGGCGCCGCGGTCTGCACCTTCCTGCTGGACGGCGGCGCGCGGCTGCACGTGCTCAAGCCGAAGACGAGCGACAGCAACGAGAACAACCGCTCGGTGGTCGCAAAGCTCGTCGGCCCCGACTCCGCGTCATTCACCATGTGGATGGCGGGGGACGCGGAGCACGAGGCGATCGACTGGTTCGACAACACGGCGTCGTACGATACCAGTCCGGGGATGAACGTCGATGTGCTGAAGGCCGACCACCACGGCAGCTGCAACGGGGTCACCAGCCGGCTGCTCGACCTGGCGACGCCCGCGTACGTCACGATGGGCGTCGGCAGCAGCAACGGGTACGGCCACGTCCACACGCAGACGAAGACGCTGCTCAGCGGCCGCAGCATCCCGTGGTACCGCACCGACACCAACGGGAGGATCACCATCACCACCCCGGGCACGGTGGGCGGCGGCTACACGGTGTCGGTGGCGAGCGGCACGGCGAGCATGGACGGCGCCTCGGACGCGACCTCGGCGGATACCGACTGCAACAGCCTGTGA